The genomic stretch CGTGTCGCGGCGATGAGCCGCATCGGACCCGCCGACGAACGGTTTTCGCTCGAGGCGTTGGAGGCGCGACTCGTCGAGATGGAAGAACGGCTTTCGCGACCATGAACATCGTAGTCTGGGGCATCAACTACGCACCCGAGCAGACCGGTATCGCCCCCTACAACACCGGGCTTTGCGAGTACCTCGTCGCATCAGGCCACGCAGTGCGGATGCTCACGACCTTCGCGTACTACCCGGAGTGGAGGAAGACCGCGGTCGATCGGAATCGTATTTATCGTACGGATACATTGAACGGAGTGACGGTGTACCGCTGCTGGCACTACGTCCCCCCACGACCCACCGCGCTGAAGCGCATGCTCCACGAGGCCTCGTTCGTCGCCACCTCGTTTCTGCGTGTCCTGTTCGCTCCTGCCGCCGACGTGGTGATCGTCGTATCGCCGCCGCTGCTGCTGGGATTCGCCGCCTCGCTTCTTCGGCTGCTGAGGCGGAGTCCCTACGTCTTTCACGTCCAAGACATGCAACCCGATGCCGCAGTCATGCTGGGCCTCCTGAAGCGGGGAATCTTGACGCGGATTCTCTACGGCTTCGAGCGCTGGGCCCAGCGCCATGCTGCGCTCGTATCGGGAATCACGCCGGGGATGCTGCGCATGTTCACGATGAAAGGAGTGCGCGCAGATCGGTTGGTGCTATTCCCGAACTGGATGCCCGAGACGAACGCGGTGCCGCCCGAAGCAAGTCGGTTTCGAAGAGAGCACGGCGTCTCGAGCGACGAGTTTCTGGCCGTTTACTCGGGCAACTTGGGCAAGAAACAGGGTCTCAATGTCATTCTCGATGCCGCGGCACGGCTGAAGGACGGACTCGACGGGGTCGGCTCGGGTAGCGGCAAAATCAGGTTCGTCATCGCCGGCGACGGGGTGGAGAAACCAGCACTCACCGCGCGCATCGCTCGCGAGCGGCTGGACAATGTCCTCCTCCTGCCGTTGCAGCCGCGAGAGAGTTACCGATGTCTCTTGGCCGACGCGAACGTGTGTTTGGTCACGCAACAGCCCGGCTCGGGTGCACTGTTCTTCCCGAGCAAACTGCTCGACATACTTGCGCACGCCAAACCCGTCGTCGCGGTCGCAGATCGAGGTGGGGAATTGGAGTCGGCGGTCCTCGAAGGCCATTTCGGGTGGGTCGTTCCACCGGGATCGCCGGACGAATTGGCGAACACCCTCCTACAGGCTGCCACAGACCGTGCCGCGTTGACCATTGCGGCACGGAGCGGTGCACACTGGGTCGGGCGATTCGAGCGCGAACGGGTCCTAGACCGCTTCGAAACCGCTCTTCTCGAATGCCTTGCGGGGAAACGGGATCGACCCACGTGAACACAAACTTGCGCAACGCACGATTAGGTATTTTACCCTAAGACTTCTTTGATCCATAATCTGGTTAACAGCCTGTTCAGGTCTGCGTAGTCTTGCCGATGAATCTTGGTGTTTTTTCGCCACAACGGGCGAACGGCGCACTACGCTGTTTCCCCCTCAGCCACTGAATCACGATGCCTGCTCTCGGACGCGACAATCTTCCTCCTACCAACCCGCTGCCGGCCGACCGCCAAGCGGCTTCCGCCGCCGGTTCGAGTCCATCGAGCGCAAAGAAGATCTCCATCTTCATCGTCGACGACCATCCGCTCGTCCGCCAAGGGCTCGGTCAAGTCATTGGCGCCGAACCCGACATGACGATATGCGGTGAAGCCGAGAGCGCCGCCAAGGCGCTGCACGGTATCGAGACGAAAAAGCCGGATCTCGTGATCGTGGACATCTCGCTGCGCGGAAACAACGGTCTGGAGTTGATCAAGAACATCAAGGCCATCCACAGCAATCTTCCGATCTTGGTGTTCTCGATGCACGACGAATGCGTCTACGCTCAGCGCGCGTTGCGCGCCGGAGCGCGGGCGTACGTGATGAAGCAAGAGTCCGCCGACAAGATCATCCTCGCCATTCGCCGCATCCTCGGCGGCGACATTTACGTGAGCAATCGGGTCGCGGATCAGGTTCTGCACCAACTCGTAAACGGCGGAGGCGACCCTGCCGGTTCACCCGTCGATCGTCTCAGCGACCGCGAGCTGGAAGTGATCCAGCTCATCGGGCGAGGGCTCTCCACCCGAGAGATCGCATCGACGCTGAATCTGAGCGTGAAAACCATCGAATCACACCGGGCGCACATCAAGGAGAAGCTCAATCTCCGCAACGCGACAGAGTTGGTTCAGTTCTCCGTGCAGTGGGTGGAGCAGGAGAACAGCCGCGCCCCTTGAGTTCGGTCGATTACCGCAGCGACCTCAGGCTTGCGCCAAAAGCGCTTCGACGCGCTGCCCCAAGGTCTCGAAACTGAACGGCTTGCGCAGGAAGGCTGTCTTGGACCTGCTCTCTCCTTCCAACACCACCACGTCGTCGGTGTAGCCCGAGATATACAGGACCCGAAGGCCTGGCTGCAGTTTTCGCATTTCGGCGGCGAGCTCCAGTCCGCCCATAACCGGCATCACGAGATCCGTAATGAGGAGACTCACCTTCTCGGCACCGATCTTGCGCGCCTGCTCGAGAGACTGCCTACCGTTTTCGGCTTCGTGCACCGTGTAGCCGTGGTTCGTCAGGAAGGTCGTGATCAGTTCACGAATCATCGCTTCGTCTTCCGCGAGCAGGATGTTCTGACTTTTGCTTGGTGAGCTCGGCTTCAAAGCGGCCATGGCGCAGCGGGACGTTGGATCAGGGCAAAACGCGCGGCAAGAGAAAGCCGGGATTGCGTCGAAGGAAGTGAGTTTTCACCGGGGTTTGCCATTCTCTAGCCCTCCAGAAAACTGTCTTCTCGCTGCACCCAATGAGTGGCGAATCGAATCAGATCGCTCGTGCTTCGAAGGCTGAGCTTGTCCTTGATTCGCGACCGGTGCGCCTCGACCGTCTTCAGGCTCACACCCGTCAATCGCGCGATTTGGCGATTGTCGCGGCTTTCTCCGATGTGGTGGATGATCTGGAGCTCCCGGTTGCTCAGGCTGCTGATGGGAGCCCGTTCGAGCTTGGCGGCAGCCCCGACGATTCGTCCCAAGACCCTCCGCCCCATCACGTCGCTCAGATATACCTGCCCACGAAGGACGGTTCGGGCTGCTTTGATCACTAGATCAGGGGTCGCAGTCTTCATGAGATAACCGAATGCTCCGGCGCGAAGGGCGCGTTCGGCGTAGAACAACTCTTCGTGCCCGGAGAAGCAGAGGATTCGAAGCTTCGGCACCCGGATTCTGAGGTCCTGAATCAAATCGAGACCCGCAACCCCGCCGATCCCGACGTCCAAGATGGCCAAGTCTGCGGCTTTCGCCTCCATCAGACGAATAGCTTCGCGTGACGAGGTTGCCGAGCCGTCGACGAGAAGGTCCGGTTCCCCTGTGAAGAGGGCTCGCAGCCCCGAGAGGGTCACGGGATGATCGTCGATCAGAAAGACCCGGTAGGTGTTCATTTGGATCATGGTTGGCGTTGGTGGAAATCGCTCGTTCCGAGCGGCCGAAACGTCCGCGGTCCTGCGGCACGAGCAGAGACTACCAAAAGCCCAGCTCGGGAAACATCGGGCATGTCCCTGCACGGTACGAGGTTATGAACGCGTCCGGCGGATTCGGGGTGTCCGCCCTCCCCATGGGGATTGCTCGAGTAGTTCACCTCGAGGGTGCATCGCGAGGCGGCGTCCAACCTCTCGAGGACGCCACTCTTCCATGCGATGGGACTGCCGAGTCGGGAAGTGGGCGTCGTAGGCATCGGACGTCGCCGCACTTTTCGTGACCCCTCGCTAATGGAATCGCCTAAGCCACCCGCAGGCACGCTCCCGATTGGAGGCCGACAGCCGACATGCTAGGATTGGTTCGCCGAACAGCGAAAAGGAACGCACCTCCAGCTGATCGCCCCACGCCCAACTCTCCCATCTCCCGCTCCCATGCTGAAGAACCGCCAAGAAGGACTCACGACGCTCCACGGTATCTGGATTACGATCGTCGTTTCCTCGCTCTTCATCGAATTCGCGCGCCTCGTCGATGCGACGGGCTGGATCGAACTGGTGAATCAAAGCAGCTTGAAACTCTACTTCCTCGCGGTGTTCACCGGCACCATTCTGAGCCTGCGCGCTTATCATCACTGGGCTCCGAAGCTCGCTCAACTGACTTGGACCGAGGCGCTCACCCTCACGAAGCAACAGATGATCCGACTGTCGCTCGTCCTCCTCGCCTTCGTCTTTCTCGCCAAAGATGCTTCGGTGAGCCGGCTCTTCATCGGTTCGTTTCTCCTGCTCGCCTCCGTCGCGGTGCTGGCGTGCAACAAGTTCCTCCCGCCACTCATTTGCAGGATGGTCTTCAAGACGAATACCATCCCCACGCTCTTCATCGGCAGCCCTGCTGCGATCGGTCGTCTTCACGATTGGATTCGCGCGAAGTCGAATCTCGGAGTCGATGCCGTGGGTTTCGTCTGCAAACAGTCGCACGTCGAATCCGCCGCCGGCATCGAGGTTCCTCACTTGGGCACAGTCGGTGATCTCGACGGAATCCTCCGCGATCGGGTCATCGGACAAATCATCCTGCTTCAGAACTACCTTTCGTCCGAAGAGAACCAGCGGGTGATCGCCATGGCACAGAAGAACGGCAGTCGCCTGCATGTATTCAACAATTGGGCACAAGAGTTCAACCACCCCATCGTGGTCGATCACGAGGGCGAATACACCTTCTTCACCCTCGACGACGAACCTCTCGAGAACCCGATCAACCGCATCTTCAAGCGTGCCTTCGACATCGCGTTCGCCCTTCCCGTCGTCGCGTTCCTGCTGCCACCGCTCGTGTTCGTCGTGTGGTTGATGCAGCGGCGCCAATCGCCCGGTCCGGTGTTCTACACCCAGCCGCGCACCGGCATGACGAAGCGCCCCTTCAACATCCTGAAGTTCCGCACCATGTACGTGCGCCGTCCCGGCGACGAAGCACAGCAAGCGCGCAAGGACGACGATCGGATTTATCCGTTCGGACGTTTCCTTCGCCGCACCAGTCTCGACGAAATCCCGCAATTCATCAACGTGCTCGTCGGCGACATGAGCGTCGCGGGCCCGCGTCCGCACTTGATGAAGCACGACGAGCAATTCAGCGAAATGCTCGAGTCCTACTACACCCGCCACTTCGTGAAACCCGGCATCACGGGACTCGCGCAAGCGAAGGGTTTCCGTGGCGAGATCTCGGAAAAGGCACTGCTGGAGCGACGCGTGGGCTACGACATCCACTACATCAACAACTGGTCCTTCGTGTTGGATCTCCAGATCGTCGTCGCCACGTTCCGGCAGGTGTTGTTCCCGCCACGCTCCGCCTACTGACGGGTCGAGGTCCAAGTCCACCGCATTGCGGCGAATCCACCTCGGAGTCACCGCGCTCGGTACTCGGCGAGCCGTCGCGCCACGACCACCGCGTTCGCAAAACTGGTCGCCCGGGCGACGCCTTTCCCGGCAATTCCGAAGGCCGTTCCGTGATCCGGACTCGTCCGGATCCACTCCAAGCCGAGGGTCACGTTGACCGCGGTGTCGAAGTCCACGGTCTTGAGGGGGCCAAGTCCCTGATCGTGGTACAACGCGACCGCTACGTCGAACTCCCCGGCGAGAGAACGCGCGAACACCGTGTCGGGAGGCAGGCAACGCGAAAGACCGGGGAATCGCGTCCGGAGGCGGTCGAGCCACGGATCGATCGTCTCGAGCTCTTCTTTTCCGAGCATGCCTCCTTCACCCGCGTGCGGGTTCAATCCACAAACCGCGATCCGGGGTTCGGTGCATCCTTCGGCGCGCGCAAGCAGATCGGCATGGGTCACGGTGCGCACGATCGCAGCTTCGTCGATGCTCGTCGGCACATCCCGCAGTGGGATGTGCCACGTCGCCAAAGCGACGCGCAATCTGCCCCCGGTGAACGCCATCGTGGGTTCTCCGCGCCATCGCGCCGCGAAGAACTCGCTCTGACCGGGGAACTCGAAACCAGCCTCGCGCATTCCGATCTTCGAGATCGGCCCCGTGATCACGGCGTCGAAACGACCTTCGCGACAACCTTGCGCCGCCATTTCGAGCGCTTGGAACGCGATTCGACAGCCCGCGAGCGTCGGCCGCCCCGGCTCGGGGACTTGCAGCCCTCCGCCGACTTCCATCCGTTCGACGCCCGCGATGTCCGGCAGTCGCTCCAGCCATCGTCTCGGGCCGAGAAGCGTCGTCGCGTCGCGACCGAGGTCGGCTTCGGCGAGCCAGCGCTCGATGACCTCGGGACCTACTCCGGCCGGATCTCCGCACGTGATCGCCACTCGCGTGCGCGGCCTCCGCTCCCGCTGGGCGTTCACGGATTGGAGCGTTTCCTCCCCTCGCTCCCGGCAAACAGGTCCAACTGCGGGTCCTTGATGAGGTCGTAGTTCTTCAACAAGCGAATGACCTGGAGCGGCTCGGACTTCCGGTAGTTCAAGTTCACCTCCACACGATTGACCAACTCCTGCAACATCGTCCGAAACGAGATGATGCCGTCCACTCCTCGCTCCTTCAGCAGCGCGACGCTCTGGCTTCGAAACGGTTCCTGAGTCGGCAAACCAGGTGCGACGAGGATGCGCAACAGGTCGTCTCCCGTTCCGGGCTCGTCGATGTCCACCGAGAGCAGTCGATTGGCTTCGCGCTTCACGTTTTCCTCCAAGAATCGAAACAGATCGGGACTGCTTCGCAGCGTGGCCGGGTTGAAGCGCCCGGAGTGCCAGCCCTTGACCGCGAGCATCGCGCGATGGACGTAGCGAAGCTCGGACGTGAAGAGAAAGAAGTCGGGCTTGCGCTCGCTGCGGACGAAGCCGGGGTTGTATACGAGCAGATCGATCTCTTCGTCGCTGGTCTTGCGTCGCGCCTGCACCGCATACTTGCGCACTTGGCGCACGAGGAAGCCGTTCTGTTCGAAATACTCGCGAACGATGACTTCGTCTACGGCCGACATGGTGAGGCGTCCAGTATGCGTCAGCTCGCGCCCAGTTCCGACCAAATTTCACCGACCGTCGCCGATGCCACGCCCGCGCGGGTCGCCGCGCTTCCGATCCGCTCCAAGACGACGAACTTGAGACGACCGTCGCGCACCTTCTTGTCGCGTTGCATCGCGTCCAAAAGTCGCTGCGCGGGCAGCGCAGCGCGCAAGCGCAGAGGCAATCCGTGAGCTTCCAAGACCGCGCGCACCCGACGCAACGTACCTTCATCGACGAGATCGAGTCGCTCCGACAAGACGGCGGCCGCCACGAGACCGACCGCCACGGCCTCGCCGTGGAGGTACTCTCCGTAACCCGCCACGGCTTCGATCGCATGCGCGAACGTGTGGCCGAGGTTCAACAAGGCCCGACCACCTTCGGGCACCGTCTCTCGTTCGTCGGCCCGAACGATCTCGGCCTTGATCTCGCAGCACCTGCCTACGATCCGCGAGAGGCTCGCATGTCTAGAATCTCGCACCGCATCGACCTCCAGCCGCTCGAACAACGGGGCGTCGGCGAGCAAACCGTATTTGATCACTTCCGCCATGCCGGCCGCGAACTCGCGCGAGGGCAACGTGTCGAGCAATGCGGTATCGCAGTAGACCGCGCGCGGCTGATGAAACGCGCCTACGAGATTCTTGCCGGCCGCGAGGTTCACGCCCGTCTTTCCGCCGACCGCACTGTCGACCATCGCGAGCAAAGTGGTCGGGACTTGCCGGAACTCGATCCCACGCAAGAAGGTGGCCGCGGCGAATCCCGCCAAATCTCCCACGACTCCGCCACCGATCGCGACCAGAACGCCGCCGCGATCCACGCGTTCACGCGCCAGAAACTCGCACAATTCCCCGAAGACCGTCAGCGACTTCGATTGCTCGCCCGGCGCGACGGTGAACACCGGAAGCCGCTCGAGGACTTTCCGGATCTCGTCCGGCAAGACCGTGGCGACGTTCGCATCCGTCACCACGGCGACTCGTCGGCCGCGCGCGTATTCGGCCTCGAGATCGTCTGCGATGCGTTGCGAGATCCCCCGCCCCATGAGGATCGGATAGCTGCGTTCGCCGAGATTCACCTCGAGAGTTTCCATGTCTGCTCGCACCGGGAGTGACTACGCGGGACACTCGAACCGGGTCAATCGTCGCGATGCAAAGGAAGCGTTTGCACCTCCGAATCGTCGCGCCCTGAATACCTCCACGGTATCCTGCTCCGCCCCATGCATCGACTCGGCGTATTACTCCTTCTGGCGGTCTTCGGCGCACCCGGAGTCCTCACTCCATCGGCGCAGGCGCATGTGCTGCGTGTCGACCACGATGCCAGTAAGGTGCAATTCACGGTGAGCGCCACGATGCACGGCTTCACCGGGCGCGCGGCAATCCGCGAACTCTCGATCGAAGTGCCCGAGACGGAGCCTCTGCCTTCGGCTGTCCGGCTCGTCGTCGACGTGCGCCAAATCACGACGGACAACGATACACGCGATCGGGAGATGGCTCGCTGGATGAACGCGGATGCACACCCGCGCATCGTGTTCACGCTCGAAAGGATCGTGTCGCAAGAATCCGGATACA from Opitutales bacterium ASA1 encodes the following:
- a CDS encoding response regulator transcription factor, yielding MIQMNTYRVFLIDDHPVTLSGLRALFTGEPDLLVDGSATSSREAIRLMEAKAADLAILDVGIGGVAGLDLIQDLRIRVPKLRILCFSGHEELFYAERALRAGAFGYLMKTATPDLVIKAARTVLRGQVYLSDVMGRRVLGRIVGAAAKLERAPISSLSNRELQIIHHIGESRDNRQIARLTGVSLKTVEAHRSRIKDKLSLRSTSDLIRFATHWVQREDSFLEG
- a CDS encoding undecaprenyl-phosphate glucose phosphotransferase; translation: MLKNRQEGLTTLHGIWITIVVSSLFIEFARLVDATGWIELVNQSSLKLYFLAVFTGTILSLRAYHHWAPKLAQLTWTEALTLTKQQMIRLSLVLLAFVFLAKDASVSRLFIGSFLLLASVAVLACNKFLPPLICRMVFKTNTIPTLFIGSPAAIGRLHDWIRAKSNLGVDAVGFVCKQSHVESAAGIEVPHLGTVGDLDGILRDRVIGQIILLQNYLSSEENQRVIAMAQKNGSRLHVFNNWAQEFNHPIVVDHEGEYTFFTLDDEPLENPINRIFKRAFDIAFALPVVAFLLPPLVFVVWLMQRRQSPGPVFYTQPRTGMTKRPFNILKFRTMYVRRPGDEAQQARKDDDRIYPFGRFLRRTSLDEIPQFINVLVGDMSVAGPRPHLMKHDEQFSEMLESYYTRHFVKPGITGLAQAKGFRGEISEKALLERRVGYDIHYINNWSFVLDLQIVVATFRQVLFPPRSAY
- a CDS encoding response regulator transcription factor encodes the protein MPALGRDNLPPTNPLPADRQAASAAGSSPSSAKKISIFIVDDHPLVRQGLGQVIGAEPDMTICGEAESAAKALHGIETKKPDLVIVDISLRGNNGLELIKNIKAIHSNLPILVFSMHDECVYAQRALRAGARAYVMKQESADKIILAIRRILGGDIYVSNRVADQVLHQLVNGGGDPAGSPVDRLSDRELEVIQLIGRGLSTREIASTLNLSVKTIESHRAHIKEKLNLRNATELVQFSVQWVEQENSRAP
- the aroB gene encoding 3-dehydroquinate synthase encodes the protein METLEVNLGERSYPILMGRGISQRIADDLEAEYARGRRVAVVTDANVATVLPDEIRKVLERLPVFTVAPGEQSKSLTVFGELCEFLARERVDRGGVLVAIGGGVVGDLAGFAAATFLRGIEFRQVPTTLLAMVDSAVGGKTGVNLAAGKNLVGAFHQPRAVYCDTALLDTLPSREFAAGMAEVIKYGLLADAPLFERLEVDAVRDSRHASLSRIVGRCCEIKAEIVRADERETVPEGGRALLNLGHTFAHAIEAVAGYGEYLHGEAVAVGLVAAAVLSERLDLVDEGTLRRVRAVLEAHGLPLRLRAALPAQRLLDAMQRDKKVRDGRLKFVVLERIGSAATRAGVASATVGEIWSELGAS
- the pdxA_2 gene encoding 4-hydroxythreonine-4-phosphate dehydrogenase PdxA, with translation MAITCGDPAGVGPEVIERWLAEADLGRDATTLLGPRRWLERLPDIAGVERMEVGGGLQVPEPGRPTLAGCRIAFQALEMAAQGCREGRFDAVITGPISKIGMREAGFEFPGQSEFFAARWRGEPTMAFTGGRLRVALATWHIPLRDVPTSIDEAAIVRTVTHADLLARAEGCTEPRIAVCGLNPHAGEGGMLGKEELETIDPWLDRLRTRFPGLSRCLPPDTVFARSLAGEFDVAVALYHDQGLGPLKTVDFDTAVNVTLGLEWIRTSPDHGTAFGIAGKGVARATSFANAVVVARRLAEYRAR
- a CDS encoding WcaI family glycosyltransferase, with protein sequence MNIVVWGINYAPEQTGIAPYNTGLCEYLVASGHAVRMLTTFAYYPEWRKTAVDRNRIYRTDTLNGVTVYRCWHYVPPRPTALKRMLHEASFVATSFLRVLFAPAADVVIVVSPPLLLGFAASLLRLLRRSPYVFHVQDMQPDAAVMLGLLKRGILTRILYGFERWAQRHAALVSGITPGMLRMFTMKGVRADRLVLFPNWMPETNAVPPEASRFRREHGVSSDEFLAVYSGNLGKKQGLNVILDAAARLKDGLDGVGSGSGKIRFVIAGDGVEKPALTARIARERLDNVLLLPLQPRESYRCLLADANVCLVTQQPGSGALFFPSKLLDILAHAKPVVAVADRGGELESAVLEGHFGWVVPPGSPDELANTLLQAATDRAALTIAARSGAHWVGRFERERVLDRFETALLECLAGKRDRPT